The window ATTGGTTCATGACATTATTGGTGCGAAAGACCTCCTTTTGGCGGTAGAGGTCTCCTGGTTTCAGGTAATTGTAATTGGTCAGGAAGAGGGGCTTGAACACGGGTTTGTAGGAGATCACCTGGATGCCATTCACAATCGTGGTGTCCGGGATACTACCTGTTGTATCGATGGCCAGGGTCTGGTCAGGGTAGATCATTACTTTCCGGATCCTGTATTGCTGGAGGTGCAATGGGTTCTTATCCCCCCTTTGCAGGAACATGACATCTATCTTCGGGTTTTCCCTGCGTTGCTGCACTTCCTTCAATAACTCAAGTTGTTCAAAAGGGTCAATGCTAGGGTCTATCAGGGCAGAAACGATAGTGTCCACTTCGGCATAGAGGTCTTCCTTGGATATCCTCAGGAAGCCGTTGTTCCGGTATAGGGTAAGCAGCCGGTCCAGTTCCATGGCCACTTTTTCCTTGGAATAGATATCGCCCTTACTGATGCGTTTGTCTTTTTCGTTCCCTAAAGCCAGTGACTGAAGGGTGGAATCCCTCAAGGCATACCCAACGGTATCTACCATCAGGGGGTTCCCTGAATTTACATCGAACTTTACCGTTACCCTTTGCTGGTTGCCATGCCTGGAGTCCTTGTGGATGCTGAGCGAACTGTCCCAGCTTACGGTTCCTTTCATGAAGCCCTGGGCTTTCAGCAGGTCATGCAGGTATTCCACTGATTTGACCGCATAAACAGTATCGAAGGTTACGGGATTCTTCAGGATCTCCTTGCCAAGGCCTTTGGCTACCCATTTGACCACCAGGCTATCGTCCAATTGATTTTGCAATTTGGACTGGAGGTCTGCTCTCTCTGTAGATTTTAGTGGGGTGGTAAGTTTTACCGTAGCATTGTAAACAAAAGGTTTAGCCGGGGAATAATTTTTCACCACCTTGCAGGATGAAGCTACTAATATGAACAGCCAGGGTAGGATCCGCAACAAAAAGTTTCGGCGGAGAAAAAGATTACTGGCTGTTGGCATAAATTGGTGAACGAAAATAGAAGGTAATGGTTACGAAAAATCAGGTCAAATATATTCAAAGTTTGAGCCATAAAAAACAAAGGGATGAGGATGGTGTCTTTATTGCAGAAGGTCCCAAGATCGTCCGGGAGCTCATGCAATTGGACCAGGTGAAGCCAAGGGAAGTGTATGGAACCCTTGACTGGTGGGAATCCCAGCCCACATCCTGGCGCCAGCAGCCCTGGGCTGTAGAGGTAAACGAGGAGGAGTTGCAGCGACTTTCTTTCCTAACCACGCCTAACCAGGTAGTGGCGATTTTTAACAAACCGGTAATTCATCCACATCCCGGTGGCTGGCAGATCATGCTCGATGGCATCCAGGATCCGGGTAACCTCGGGACCATTATCAGGATCGCCGATTGGTTTGGCATCCAACAAGTAGTTTGCAGCCCCGATTCTGCTGATGCCTATAATCCAAAGGTTGTCCAGAGCTCCATGGCCAGCATTGGAAGGGTGGAAGTGGACTATACCGACCTGGTGCAATATGTGGTGGACCATGCCCACCGGGTATTCTATGCTGCTACCCTCGATGGGCAACCGATAAAGGAAGTAAAGGCCTCCCGTCCCGGGGTGCTGGTGATCGGTAACGAATCAAAAGGCATCCGCCCGGAGCTGATGCAAAAGCTTTCCCATTTCATCACCATTCCCAGGCAGGGGGAAGCGGAATCATTGAATGCAGCGGTGGCAACAGGGATCATCCTTTCCCACCTGATTACTTGAACTGGATGGCCTTAACCGGTTGGATCTTCCTGATGATAAAGGTGGGGATGAAAAGGATGCCGATGCAGATCAGGAAGGTTCCCAGGTCAACGGCCAGTACCTGCCAGGGAACCAGCCTTACTTCTGCCTTGGCTATATAATACATGTCCTCGGGGAGGGTGATGAAACCAAATTTCTGCTGCAGGAAGATCAGGCCAATGGCAAGGATATTCCCAAAGATGATGCCCGTGAAAGTGATCACCGCCCCGTTGTACAGGAATATCTTCTGCACCGTTGCATTGGGTGCACCCATTGCCTTGAGGATGCCCACCATCCTGGTCCTCTCCAATACCAGGATGATTAGGCAGGTGATCAGGTTGAGAACGGCCACGATGATCATGATCACCAGCACAATTAAGATGGTCCTGTCCTGAAGCGCCAGCCAATCAAAAATATTGGGATAGATATCACTGATGGCCCTTGCGTTCCACATTTCCGGCAACCTGTTGAATATGGCTTCGTTGAGGGTGTCGATCTGGCGGTAATCATTTATGTAAACTTCGTAACCGCCGATCTGATTGGGCGGCCAGTTGTTCAGTCGCTGGATCAGCCCCAGGTCACCCAGTGCCACCAGTTTATCATATTCTTCAATGCCTGTCTTGTAGATCCCGGAAACAGTAAGTTTCCTGGCCCTTGGTGCCGATCCGTCATTCTGGATGAAATAGATCAGGATGGGGTCATTTACCTTTAACTGCAGCTGGCTGGCCGTATAGGCCGACAATACAATTTCATTACTGTAACCACTATCCGCAAATTTCATCCATCGCCCTTCTTTCAGGAAAGGGGCCAGCCGCTTGAAATCATAATCCTTTTCCACACCCTTGAAGAGCACGCCCTCAATGGTTTCTGTTGTTTTCAGGATGGCATTCTTGGTGGCATAGGCATGGATGGAAGCAATACCGGGAATCTCCCGGTTGAGCCGGTAAACCGTGTCATTCTTTTCAATGGGCATTTCCTCCGCTATGATGGCCCTGTTGGGTTCATAATGCTGTATGCGGATATGGCCCCAAAAGCTGAAGATCTTCTGGCTGATCGCATACTGGAAACCGTTGGTGAAAGCAAGTGCCACGATCATGGCGGCCACACTGATGATGGTGGCTGCAATGGCCAGTCGGATAATGAATCGGGAAAAAGACCGCTGCTGGTTAAAGGCTACCCTTCGCGCTATGAATCCGGCAATGTTCAAACGGCATGGTTTTAGCCTTCAAATATAAAGACACAATGCCCAGCAAAAGAATTTTAAAAGCGGGCTGCAATTTGTACACTTGTAGTAGAATAGTTTATATGCGATCTGTTTTCACTATTTGTTGCCTGGTACTTGCCGCCCTAAGTTCCTATGCCCAGGAGCCGGATATGACCTACCTGTCCAATATCCAGACGGTGAAACTTCACCCCATTGGTAATGCCCTCGGCTACCCGATCATCCGGTTGGGCACAGATGACAGGCTGGAACTCCATTTTGATGATATGGAAGCAGATGTGAAAAGTTATTCCTACACCTGGCAATTGTGCAATGCCGACTGGACACCCGCCATGCTCAGCAGCATGGATTTTATAAAGGGGTATTCCCAGCAAAGGCTGACCACTTACCGCAGTTCTTCGGTTGCCCTTCAGCGTTATACTCACTATACCCAGAACCTGCCCGATCGTAATTGCATGCCTTCACGGTCGGGTAATTATTTACTGAAGGTATTCCTGAATGGGGACCCTTCCCAACTGGCCTTCACCCGCAGGGTGCTGGTAGTGGAAGAAAAATCCTCCATTGCACTCCAGATCCAACAACCATTCAATAACCAGGTGTTCACCACCCACCAGAAAGTGGTCTTCACCGTAGCGGTTCGCAATAACCTGAATATGGCCAATGCCCAGCAGCAATTGAGTGTGACCATATTGCAGAATCATCGCTGGGACAATGCCAGGACCGGATTGCGCCCCACCTTTATCAGGCAGAATACTTTCGAATTCAACCCGGAGGACCAGGCTGTTTTCCCGGGTGGAAGGGAATGGCGTTGGCTTGACCTCAGGAGTTTCAGGTTGCAAAGCGACAGGGTGGACAGCGCCGTGTACAATGATAAGAGTACAAGGGTTTTTGTCAAGACTGACCAGGATCGCTCGGCGCAGCGTTTCGTGTTCTTCCGCGACATGAATGGCATGTTCTATAATGAGACCATCGACCGGTTGAACCCTTACTGGCAGGGTGATTATGCCACTGTTTATTTTACCTACAAGCCACCTGCCGGTATTCCCTTCAAGAAGGACCTTTACCTTTTTGGGGAGATGACCAATTATGGAAAGAATCCTGAGGCGAAGATGGTCTTCAATAAGGAGAAGGGAGTATATGAAACGGCTATCTGGCTGAAGCAGGGTTATTATGATTATGGTTATGCACTGATGGAAGAAAGTGGGGGAAGGAAGATCTTTATCGGTGACAGGACGGAAGGGAATTTTTGGGAAACAGAAAATAATTACCTGGTGCTGGTGTATTATCGGCCATTGGGTGGAAGGACAGATGAGTTGATCGGACTGGGAAGGGTGAACTCCCTTACCGGAAGGAAAGGCTATAACTTTTAACAACAGTATTTTGAAAATCTTTTGTTTAGGAAAGTCCCGTGGCCTATCTTTGCGCCGGCAGGTCTTGCACGACCAGCTCCTGTTAAATCCCCCAGGGTCGGAAGGCAGCAAGGGTAGACGGTCGTAGCGGTGCGATGCAAGTAGCCTGCCTTTTTTTATTTCCCCCCACTGAGCTTTTTTGCTACATCCTGCACAGTATAGTCCGGTACATCATAGATTAATACTTCCTCCACAATAGTTTAAGGAATAATCACATTTCCACACCCTGCCCTCGTTGCGAAGCGTAGGGGGTATCCACACATTGTCCGCCGAAGCTTTAGCGCAGGCGGATCACATCTCCACCTTCCCATATTCTTCGGTTTCTTTATCTTCGTTTGCACTTAACCAAAAAGTCTAACATGAAATTCTTTATTGATACCGCCAACCTGGCACAGATCCAGGAAGCTAATGAACTCGGTATTCTTGATGGCGTAACGACCAACCCATCCCTGATGGCCAAGGAAGGCATCAAAGGGGAAGAAAATATCATCAATCACTATAAGACCATTTGCGAGATCGTGGATGGTGATATCAGTGCAGAAGTGATCTCAACAGGTTTCAAGGGCATCGTGGAAGAAGGCCAGAGATTAGCTGCCATCCATCCCAATATCGTGGTAAAGGTTCCCATGATCAAGGATGGTATCAAGGCCATCAAGTGGTTTACCGATAATGGTATCAAGACCAATTGTACCCTGGTATTCTCAGCCGGACAGGCCATTCTTGCCGCAAAGGCGGGAGCCACCTATGTTTCCCCTTTTATTGGCCGTATAGACGACAGTGGCTGGGAAGGTACCGAACTGATCGGCCAGATCTCTACCATCTATGGTATCCAGGGATTCAAGACCGAGATCCTGGCTGCCTCCATCCGTAACCCCAACCATATCATCAAGTGTGCAGAACTGGGCGCGGATGTTTGTACCTGTCCATTGGATTCCATCCTTGGCCTCCTGAAGCACCCGCTGACCGATATCGGGCTGGCCAAGTTCCTCGAAGACGCCAAGAAGACCATGTAATGAACTGGTCATCCCAATAAAAAGCGCCG is drawn from Flavihumibacter rivuli and contains these coding sequences:
- a CDS encoding RNA methyltransferase, with the protein product MVTKNQVKYIQSLSHKKQRDEDGVFIAEGPKIVRELMQLDQVKPREVYGTLDWWESQPTSWRQQPWAVEVNEEELQRLSFLTTPNQVVAIFNKPVIHPHPGGWQIMLDGIQDPGNLGTIIRIADWFGIQQVVCSPDSADAYNPKVVQSSMASIGRVEVDYTDLVQYVVDHAHRVFYAATLDGQPIKEVKASRPGVLVIGNESKGIRPELMQKLSHFITIPRQGEAESLNAAVATGIILSHLIT
- a CDS encoding ABC transporter permease, whose protein sequence is MNIAGFIARRVAFNQQRSFSRFIIRLAIAATIISVAAMIVALAFTNGFQYAISQKIFSFWGHIRIQHYEPNRAIIAEEMPIEKNDTVYRLNREIPGIASIHAYATKNAILKTTETIEGVLFKGVEKDYDFKRLAPFLKEGRWMKFADSGYSNEIVLSAYTASQLQLKVNDPILIYFIQNDGSAPRARKLTVSGIYKTGIEEYDKLVALGDLGLIQRLNNWPPNQIGGYEVYINDYRQIDTLNEAIFNRLPEMWNARAISDIYPNIFDWLALQDRTILIVLVIMIIVAVLNLITCLIILVLERTRMVGILKAMGAPNATVQKIFLYNGAVITFTGIIFGNILAIGLIFLQQKFGFITLPEDMYYIAKAEVRLVPWQVLAVDLGTFLICIGILFIPTFIIRKIQPVKAIQFK
- a CDS encoding DUF5103 domain-containing protein, translating into MRSVFTICCLVLAALSSYAQEPDMTYLSNIQTVKLHPIGNALGYPIIRLGTDDRLELHFDDMEADVKSYSYTWQLCNADWTPAMLSSMDFIKGYSQQRLTTYRSSSVALQRYTHYTQNLPDRNCMPSRSGNYLLKVFLNGDPSQLAFTRRVLVVEEKSSIALQIQQPFNNQVFTTHQKVVFTVAVRNNLNMANAQQQLSVTILQNHRWDNARTGLRPTFIRQNTFEFNPEDQAVFPGGREWRWLDLRSFRLQSDRVDSAVYNDKSTRVFVKTDQDRSAQRFVFFRDMNGMFYNETIDRLNPYWQGDYATVYFTYKPPAGIPFKKDLYLFGEMTNYGKNPEAKMVFNKEKGVYETAIWLKQGYYDYGYALMEESGGRKIFIGDRTEGNFWETENNYLVLVYYRPLGGRTDELIGLGRVNSLTGRKGYNF
- the fsa gene encoding fructose-6-phosphate aldolase gives rise to the protein MKFFIDTANLAQIQEANELGILDGVTTNPSLMAKEGIKGEENIINHYKTICEIVDGDISAEVISTGFKGIVEEGQRLAAIHPNIVVKVPMIKDGIKAIKWFTDNGIKTNCTLVFSAGQAILAAKAGATYVSPFIGRIDDSGWEGTELIGQISTIYGIQGFKTEILAASIRNPNHIIKCAELGADVCTCPLDSILGLLKHPLTDIGLAKFLEDAKKTM